From Bacillus sp. FSL K6-3431, the proteins below share one genomic window:
- a CDS encoding IS3 family transposase yields the protein MQAEKPNNPVLSFIRRHFHTLEQLALELFDYVHWYNNIRMHSSIDYLSPIEYRNLSFKKTA from the coding sequence ATTCAGGCGGAAAAACCCAACAATCCAGTGTTGTCATTTATTCGAAGGCACTTTCACACCCTTGAACAACTGGCTCTTGAACTTTTCGATTATGTTCATTGGTACAACAATATCCGGATGCATAGTTCAATCGATTATTTAAGTCCAATAGAATATAGAAACCTATCTTTTAAAAAAACTGCTTGA
- the purC gene encoding phosphoribosylaminoimidazolesuccinocarboxamide synthase, with amino-acid sequence MKAELLYEGKAKKVFKAAEQPGKLVLSYKNDATAFNGEKKATFIGKGRLNNEISSRIFEYLRQKGMDSHFIKQLNETEQLVKKSEMIPIEVIVRNIAAGSITKRLGKKDRTPFYPPLVELYYKNDDLGDPLINDDHALLLTKINPRELQEMKSKALQINNLLMELFSEVNVILVDFKLEFGKIKDHIVLSDEISPDTCRLWDKETEDKLDKDVFRQGIGDLIEVYEEILQRLEAKV; translated from the coding sequence ATGAAAGCTGAACTCCTATATGAAGGGAAAGCAAAGAAAGTTTTTAAAGCAGCTGAACAACCAGGGAAACTAGTTTTATCCTATAAAAATGATGCAACTGCATTTAATGGGGAAAAGAAAGCTACATTCATTGGAAAAGGTCGTTTAAATAATGAAATCTCATCACGGATTTTTGAATACCTTCGCCAAAAAGGAATGGACTCTCATTTTATTAAGCAATTAAATGAGACCGAACAGCTTGTTAAAAAATCGGAAATGATCCCAATAGAAGTTATCGTTCGTAATATAGCGGCAGGAAGCATTACCAAACGATTGGGGAAAAAAGATAGGACACCATTTTATCCACCACTCGTGGAATTATATTACAAAAATGATGACCTGGGTGATCCATTGATAAATGATGACCATGCCCTATTGTTAACGAAGATTAATCCAAGAGAATTACAGGAAATGAAATCCAAAGCACTTCAAATTAATAACTTGTTAATGGAATTATTTTCAGAAGTAAATGTGATATTAGTAGATTTTAAATTGGAATTTGGAAAAATAAAAGATCACATTGTCCTTTCTGATGAAATATCACCAGACACATGTCGCCTGTGGGATAAAGAAACAGAAGATAAATTGGATAAAGATGTTTTTCGTCAAGGTATAGGGGATTTAATTGAGGTATATGAGGAAATTTTACAACGACTGGAGGCAAAAGTATGA
- the purB gene encoding adenylosuccinate lyase yields the protein MIERYTREEMGKIWTEENKFKAWLEVEILACEAWSELGVIPKEDIKELRRNASFDIDRIYEIEQETRHDVVAFTRAVSETLGEERKWIHYGLTSTDVVDTALSYLIKQANEIIRKDLHNFIEILKNKAIEHKHTVMMGRTHGVHAEPTTFGLKLALWYEEMKRNLERFELAAKNMAFGKLSGAVGTYANIDPFVEKYVCDKLGISPAPVSTQTLQRDRHAAYISTLALIATSIEKFATEIRGLQKTETWEVEERFAKGQKGSSAMPHKRNPIVSENMTGMARVLRGYMVTSYENVSLWHERDISHSSAERVILPDATIALNYMLNRFGNIVKNLTVFPENMKRNIDKTHGVIFSQRVLLKFIDKGMARETAYDIVQPKAMEAWETETHFKQLLEQDEQISQTLTQEEIDDCFDYTWHLKNVDVIFERIGLTEGE from the coding sequence TTGATTGAACGCTACACTAGAGAGGAAATGGGAAAGATTTGGACAGAAGAAAATAAGTTCAAAGCATGGTTAGAAGTTGAAATCTTAGCATGTGAAGCATGGAGTGAACTTGGAGTCATTCCCAAAGAAGATATCAAAGAACTTCGTAGAAATGCATCCTTTGATATCGATCGAATATATGAAATTGAACAAGAAACCCGTCATGATGTTGTTGCTTTTACTCGTGCAGTATCAGAAACGTTAGGGGAGGAAAGGAAATGGATTCACTATGGGTTAACTTCTACAGATGTGGTCGACACGGCCCTTTCTTACCTTATCAAACAAGCAAATGAAATTATTCGTAAAGACTTACACAACTTCATCGAAATTTTGAAAAATAAAGCTATCGAACATAAACATACAGTTATGATGGGGCGGACACATGGTGTGCACGCGGAACCAACCACATTTGGCCTCAAACTTGCACTTTGGTATGAAGAAATGAAACGTAATTTAGAGCGTTTTGAATTGGCAGCTAAAAATATGGCATTTGGTAAATTATCTGGAGCCGTTGGTACCTATGCAAACATTGATCCATTTGTGGAAAAATATGTTTGTGATAAGCTCGGGATTTCACCTGCACCTGTCTCAACACAAACCTTACAGCGTGACCGTCATGCTGCATATATATCGACACTTGCATTAATAGCAACATCTATTGAAAAGTTTGCAACTGAAATTCGTGGGTTGCAAAAGACAGAAACTTGGGAAGTGGAAGAACGTTTTGCTAAAGGACAAAAAGGATCTTCCGCAATGCCTCATAAACGTAATCCAATTGTTTCAGAGAATATGACAGGCATGGCGCGTGTCCTGCGTGGATACATGGTGACTTCTTATGAAAATGTTAGCTTATGGCATGAACGTGACATTTCCCATTCATCAGCGGAACGTGTGATTTTACCAGACGCTACGATTGCACTCAACTATATGCTGAATCGCTTCGGTAATATTGTGAAGAACTTGACTGTGTTCCCAGAAAACATGAAGCGCAACATTGATAAAACGCATGGGGTTATTTTCTCCCAACGTGTATTGCTTAAATTTATTGATAAAGGAATGGCAAGGGAAACGGCATATGACATTGTTCAGCCAAAAGCGATGGAGGCATGGGAAACAGAAACCCACTTCAAACAACTTTTGGAACAAGATGAACAAATTAGTCAGACTCTTACCCAGGAAGAGATTGATGATTGCTTTGACTATACATGGCATTTGAAAAATGTTGATGTTATTTTTGAAAGAATCGGACTAACGGAAGGAGAATAA
- a CDS encoding ureidoglycolate lyase, producing the protein MRKVTIKIEALTVANFEPFGKIVEVPASSPTKVGDGWECWNYIQMMEVDTEVGMGLVNTKRRPFIIESMERHDSREELLIALQGDIIQPLALSKDLENPDEKPDPSLVKCLHLKQGQGIIIKKGVWHSPAYPATEDTLYFFAIERKPDKFGDEIMNPWVEFENNAKVAFEF; encoded by the coding sequence ATGAGAAAAGTGACAATAAAAATTGAGGCTTTAACTGTTGCAAACTTTGAACCGTTTGGAAAAATTGTAGAAGTACCCGCAAGTTCACCCACGAAAGTTGGCGATGGATGGGAGTGTTGGAATTATATACAGATGATGGAAGTGGACACTGAAGTTGGGATGGGGTTGGTTAATACTAAACGACGACCATTTATTATTGAATCCATGGAAAGACATGATAGCAGAGAAGAACTATTAATTGCCCTCCAAGGGGATATTATTCAACCATTAGCATTATCCAAAGATCTAGAAAACCCAGATGAAAAGCCCGATCCTAGCCTTGTAAAATGCCTTCATTTAAAACAAGGCCAAGGAATTATTATAAAAAAAGGGGTGTGGCATAGTCCAGCTTATCCGGCAACTGAAGATACACTTTATTTCTTTGCTATTGAAAGAAAGCCGGATAAATTTGGAGATGAAATCATGAATCCTTGGGTTGAATTTGAAAATAATGCAAAAGTAGCATTTGAATTTTGA
- a CDS encoding ABC transporter permease, whose product MNLIEQIKQKRTFVLPFRINNNVILTILLLGFFIFFSSQSAFFLSKSNISNILIQVTTIGFIAIPMTFIIISGAMDLSVGSILGISAVTLGFSFQSGLNIWICVILAILAGALAGSLNGLLIAKFKMQAIVVTIGTLVTLRGLVYIITEGKPISGYPESFYFLGQGTVFGLPFNVIVMVLLFTIAYLIIKKTRVGRYVYALGNNEETVRYSGINVVRLRFMTFLMSGVFAAISGVFYVSRYASAQADAGDGIELDVITAVLIGGTHIFGGRGSLLGTFLGILLIGTLRNGLNLMGVSVLFQTMILGVLILIAVGRQNK is encoded by the coding sequence ATGAATTTAATAGAGCAAATAAAACAAAAAAGAACGTTTGTCCTCCCGTTTAGAATAAATAATAATGTGATTTTAACAATTTTATTACTTGGTTTTTTCATATTTTTTAGTTCACAATCAGCCTTTTTTCTCTCTAAATCTAATATCTCCAATATATTAATACAGGTAACAACAATTGGATTTATAGCAATACCGATGACGTTTATTATTATTTCAGGTGCAATGGATTTATCAGTAGGGTCTATATTAGGGATTTCGGCTGTCACCCTAGGTTTTTCTTTTCAAAGCGGACTGAATATTTGGATTTGTGTAATATTGGCAATTCTGGCAGGAGCATTGGCTGGATCTTTAAATGGACTTTTGATAGCGAAATTTAAAATGCAGGCGATTGTTGTAACTATTGGAACGCTTGTTACCTTACGTGGGTTAGTTTATATCATCACGGAGGGAAAACCAATTAGTGGATATCCAGAATCGTTTTATTTTCTAGGACAAGGTACGGTATTTGGACTCCCTTTTAACGTAATTGTCATGGTATTACTATTTACAATCGCTTATTTAATCATAAAAAAAACAAGAGTTGGGAGATATGTTTATGCGCTCGGTAATAATGAAGAGACAGTTCGATATTCGGGTATTAACGTTGTAAGATTAAGATTTATGACCTTTTTAATGAGTGGTGTCTTTGCAGCTATATCCGGAGTTTTCTATGTATCAAGATATGCAAGTGCACAGGCTGATGCTGGAGATGGAATTGAACTCGATGTAATTACCGCTGTCTTAATTGGAGGGACCCATATATTTGGTGGGAGAGGTAGTTTATTAGGTACCTTCTTAGGTATCTTGCTAATTGGAACACTGAGAAATGGTTTAAACCTTATGGGTGTATCTGTATTGTTCCAAACAATGATTTTGGGTGTATTAATTTTAATAGCTGTAGGTAGACAAAATAAGTAA
- a CDS encoding anthranilate synthase component I: MSILSSQIPVQDEIHYFTNEGIGITRRKCLLDVETATDTILKEVDSRKGALFSSRYDYPGRYSRWDVGFYNPLIEIRANGKEFSIDAQNQRGEILLTPISKKLKMVSEISSLVINQTSLTGTIQDGKDVYDEEKRSHQPSIFTVIRAIKCLFGSNEDSFLGLYGAFGYDLVFQFEPMEFKHDRDVGDSDIVLYIPDELIVVDHQLNISYQLSYEFTFEGKNTTGIPRDGRLSEYIYCSNSKSKGYQPGYYTEMVREAKKSFKKGDLFEVVPSHTFYEKCESAPSEVFKRLQSINPSPYGFIINLGNEFLVGSSPEMYVRVENNRVETCPISGTIKRGKNATEDADRILELLNSSKDEAELTMCTDVDRNDKSRVCEPGSVNVIGRRQIEMYSHLIHTVDHVEGKLRPEFDALDAFLTHMWAVTITGAPKRAAIRWIEDHERSPRGWYGGAVGWFNFNGNMNTGLTLRTMKIKYGVAEIRVGATLLYDSVPEDEEQETLTKAAGLVQAIRETQKIDNNIPNKIYQSGKGKRVLLVDHEDSFVHTLANYMKQTGAEVLTLRSQLAREEIKRNPSYDLVVLSPGPGKPAQFHLADTINICLEKDLPIFGVCLGLQGIVEYFGGSLNILEYPQHGKPSIVRQTQDSYLWSGLSEKFKVSRYHSLYAEKVPKDIEIIALSDDDVVMAIQHKELPISAVQFHPESILTTNNDVGFKIIDNVIKQLNNK, encoded by the coding sequence TTGAGTATCTTATCGAGCCAAATCCCTGTTCAAGATGAAATTCATTATTTTACCAATGAAGGAATTGGAATAACACGAAGAAAGTGCCTTCTTGATGTAGAGACAGCAACTGATACGATCCTTAAAGAGGTCGATAGTAGAAAAGGAGCTTTATTTTCTAGTCGTTACGATTATCCAGGGCGATATTCGCGTTGGGATGTTGGCTTTTATAACCCCCTAATAGAAATTCGTGCAAATGGAAAAGAGTTTAGTATAGATGCTCAAAATCAAAGGGGAGAAATATTACTAACGCCAATCTCTAAAAAGTTAAAAATGGTATCCGAGATAAGCTCACTGGTTATTAACCAGACATCTTTAACCGGAACTATTCAGGACGGAAAAGATGTTTATGATGAAGAAAAGCGAAGTCATCAACCATCTATTTTTACAGTTATAAGAGCAATTAAATGTCTTTTCGGATCCAATGAAGATTCATTTCTTGGTCTTTATGGTGCATTTGGATATGACTTAGTTTTCCAATTTGAACCGATGGAATTTAAACATGATCGTGACGTTGGTGATTCGGACATTGTACTGTATATACCCGACGAATTGATCGTTGTAGATCATCAATTAAATATTTCCTACCAATTATCATACGAATTTACCTTTGAAGGAAAAAATACAACAGGAATTCCAAGGGATGGGAGACTGTCAGAATATATCTATTGTTCAAATAGTAAATCGAAAGGTTATCAACCTGGGTATTACACTGAAATGGTTCGAGAGGCAAAAAAATCCTTTAAAAAGGGAGATCTATTTGAGGTCGTACCATCACATACATTTTATGAGAAATGTGAAAGTGCTCCTTCAGAGGTGTTCAAACGTTTGCAGAGTATAAATCCTAGTCCTTATGGATTCATAATAAATCTAGGAAACGAATTTTTGGTTGGATCATCACCTGAGATGTATGTACGAGTAGAGAATAATAGGGTTGAAACATGTCCTATTTCAGGAACAATTAAACGTGGGAAAAATGCAACAGAAGATGCAGATCGAATTCTAGAATTATTGAACTCTTCTAAAGATGAAGCAGAGTTGACGATGTGTACAGACGTTGACCGTAATGACAAATCCAGGGTATGTGAACCTGGTTCTGTAAATGTCATTGGAAGAAGACAAATTGAAATGTATTCGCATTTAATTCATACAGTCGATCATGTTGAAGGTAAACTGCGTCCTGAGTTCGACGCTTTAGATGCTTTTCTTACACATATGTGGGCAGTAACTATAACTGGAGCTCCGAAACGAGCTGCTATTCGCTGGATAGAAGATCATGAACGTTCTCCAAGAGGCTGGTATGGCGGTGCTGTAGGATGGTTTAATTTCAATGGGAATATGAATACGGGGTTAACATTAAGAACAATGAAAATTAAATATGGCGTAGCTGAAATCAGAGTTGGTGCAACCCTTTTATATGATTCCGTCCCTGAGGATGAAGAACAAGAAACGCTAACTAAGGCAGCAGGGCTTGTTCAGGCAATTCGAGAAACTCAAAAGATTGATAACAATATACCTAATAAGATTTATCAATCAGGTAAAGGAAAGAGAGTTTTGCTTGTTGACCATGAAGATTCGTTTGTTCATACACTAGCAAATTACATGAAACAAACTGGAGCTGAAGTGTTAACTTTACGATCACAATTAGCACGAGAAGAAATAAAAAGGAATCCTTCTTACGATTTAGTCGTACTATCCCCTGGTCCTGGAAAACCAGCACAGTTTCATTTAGCAGATACGATTAATATATGTTTAGAAAAGGATTTGCCGATATTTGGTGTATGTTTAGGGCTTCAGGGGATTGTGGAGTATTTTGGTGGATCTCTTAATATATTAGAATACCCCCAACACGGTAAACCTTCCATTGTCAGACAAACTCAGGACAGTTATTTATGGAGTGGCCTTTCCGAAAAGTTTAAAGTCAGTCGGTATCATTCTTTGTATGCAGAAAAGGTACCAAAAGATATTGAAATAATAGCATTATCTGATGATGATGTCGTCATGGCAATTCAGCACAAGGAGCTTCCTATTTCGGCTGTTCAATTTCATCCAGAATCCATTCTGACAACGAATAACGATGTTGGATTTAAAATAATTGATAATGTTATAAAACAATTAAACAATAAATAA
- a CDS encoding autoinducer 2 ABC transporter substrate-binding protein, with product MKYISKILSVVLIVILIAGCSTQGQTEGDTKKESNSSSSDKSFFINPKSIGPAYYSAAEKGAKQAGKDLEVDVIFNAPSTTDSSQQINMIQDMLTRQVKGIGIAPNDPTAVASIFDTAKSKNVNVVTWDSDAPTTSRDYYIGPATDGELGEQFIKMTAEKIGGKGKLAFMVASLAAQNQTDKVEAAKELLKAEYPDIEVVATVSSNDDQQKAFENAQNLISTYPDLNGIVGFAGAEAPAAAQAVERAVEEGKIKKGQITITGFAVPSLVEKYVKSGTIEQLVTWDPTKLGYATVYVLNALSNGEEIKDGMDIPTVGKVKVQDKFILIGTEIITKDNVEDFDF from the coding sequence GTGAAGTATATAAGCAAAATTCTATCAGTCGTTTTAATTGTTATTTTAATAGCTGGATGTTCAACGCAAGGACAAACGGAAGGTGATACTAAAAAAGAGAGTAATTCTTCAAGTTCTGATAAAAGTTTCTTCATAAATCCTAAATCAATAGGACCAGCTTATTATTCCGCTGCTGAGAAAGGGGCAAAGCAAGCTGGCAAGGATTTAGAAGTAGATGTAATTTTTAACGCGCCATCTACTACAGATTCATCACAACAAATTAATATGATCCAAGATATGTTGACAAGACAAGTGAAAGGTATTGGAATAGCACCTAATGATCCAACAGCGGTGGCTTCTATTTTTGATACTGCCAAAAGTAAAAATGTAAATGTGGTCACTTGGGATAGTGACGCTCCGACAACTAGTCGGGACTATTATATTGGGCCTGCAACTGATGGGGAGTTAGGTGAGCAATTTATAAAAATGACAGCAGAAAAAATTGGTGGAAAAGGTAAGCTTGCTTTTATGGTAGCTAGTTTGGCTGCACAGAACCAAACTGATAAAGTGGAAGCAGCTAAGGAGTTACTAAAAGCAGAATACCCTGATATTGAAGTTGTAGCAACTGTCTCCAGTAATGATGACCAACAAAAGGCATTTGAAAATGCTCAAAATTTAATTAGTACGTATCCAGATTTAAATGGAATTGTTGGTTTTGCCGGAGCAGAAGCCCCAGCTGCGGCTCAAGCGGTGGAAAGAGCGGTAGAAGAAGGTAAGATTAAAAAAGGACAAATAACAATTACTGGTTTTGCTGTGCCTAGTCTGGTTGAGAAATACGTAAAAAGTGGGACTATCGAACAACTTGTAACATGGGATCCTACTAAACTAGGATATGCAACTGTATATGTTCTTAATGCGCTCTCTAATGGAGAGGAAATCAAGGATGGGATGGATATTCCGACTGTTGGAAAAGTGAAGGTTCAGGATAAATTTATACTAATTGGGACTGAAATAATTACGAAAGACAATGTAGAAGATTTTGACTTCTAA
- a CDS encoding adenylosuccinate synthase has translation MSSVVIVGTQWGDEGKGKITDFLSQNAEVVARYQGGNNAGHTIKFDNETFKLHLIPSGIFFKGRICVLGNGMVIDPKAFVNEVAYLHERNISTDNLRISNRAHVILPYHIQLDILQEEAKGEQKIGTTIKGIGPAYMDKAARMGIRIADLLDKEVFCEKVKQNLKEKNRLFEKVYEVEQMKVKDIFDEYYEYGQKMAAYVCDTSVVLNDALDEGRRVLFEGAQGVMLDIDQGTYPFVTSSNPIAGGVTIGSGVGPSKINHVVGVSKAYTTRVGDGPFPTELHDEIGNRIREVGREYGTTTGRARRIGWFDSVVVRHARRVSGITDLSLNSIDVLTGIETLKICVAYRYKGEIMKEFPASLKVLAECEPVYEEIPGWAEDITGVRSLDELPANARHYLERISQLTEIQLSIFSVGPDRTQTNVVRSVYNS, from the coding sequence ATGTCCTCAGTAGTAATAGTTGGAACACAGTGGGGCGATGAAGGAAAAGGGAAAATCACGGACTTTTTATCGCAAAATGCCGAAGTTGTTGCTCGCTATCAAGGCGGGAATAACGCTGGACATACAATCAAATTTGATAACGAAACATTTAAATTACATTTAATTCCATCTGGTATTTTTTTCAAAGGAAGGATTTGTGTATTGGGAAACGGAATGGTCATTGATCCAAAAGCGTTTGTGAATGAAGTGGCTTATCTACATGAGCGCAATATATCAACGGATAATCTTCGTATTAGTAATCGTGCACATGTGATTTTACCTTATCATATTCAGCTAGACATCCTACAAGAAGAAGCAAAAGGTGAACAAAAAATCGGTACAACGATAAAAGGTATTGGCCCCGCCTATATGGATAAAGCGGCCCGTATGGGTATTCGTATTGCAGATTTATTAGACAAAGAAGTATTCTGTGAAAAAGTTAAGCAGAATTTAAAAGAGAAGAATCGGTTATTTGAAAAAGTATATGAAGTAGAACAAATGAAAGTGAAAGATATTTTCGATGAGTATTATGAGTATGGCCAAAAGATGGCGGCCTATGTTTGTGATACATCGGTTGTTTTAAATGATGCATTGGATGAAGGTCGTCGTGTATTATTTGAAGGAGCACAAGGAGTTATGCTTGATATCGACCAAGGTACGTACCCGTTTGTAACGTCATCAAATCCAATAGCTGGTGGAGTAACCATTGGTTCAGGTGTCGGTCCTTCAAAGATTAATCATGTAGTTGGTGTATCTAAAGCTTATACAACCCGTGTTGGTGATGGCCCATTTCCTACTGAGTTACATGATGAAATTGGGAATCGAATTCGTGAAGTTGGTCGTGAATATGGAACAACAACAGGTAGGGCGCGCCGTATCGGCTGGTTTGATAGTGTTGTAGTAAGACATGCCCGTCGTGTGAGCGGAATTACGGATCTTTCACTCAATTCTATAGATGTTTTGACAGGTATTGAAACACTGAAAATTTGTGTAGCGTATCGCTACAAAGGGGAAATCATGAAAGAATTCCCAGCTAGTCTTAAAGTGCTAGCAGAATGTGAACCAGTTTATGAAGAGATACCTGGTTGGGCAGAAGATATTACTGGTGTGAGAAGTTTAGATGAATTACCTGCAAATGCTCGTCATTATTTAGAGCGTATTTCTCAATTAACGGAAATCCAATTATCTATCTTCTCCGTCGGCCCAGATCGTACACAAACAAATGTGGTAAGAAGTGTTTATAATTCATAA
- a CDS encoding ABC transporter permease, whose protein sequence is MNNIIKAKEIPILIFSVSIFVIFSTLSSNFSTFENISLILTQITTIGLIAIGMLMVILFGGIDLSVGSVLAVVATIVGMLVNAGVNPVLAALIGIIVGAICGAINGFFITRFNIPDIITTLATMFIFRGLAVAISNGQWVTNFPEAFNYFGQGSILGVPVSVVLLIIAAIIFWYILSQTSFGRRIYAIGGNPEAAKLAGMKIKTTKLYVYIFSGMLTSVAAVIFASNIGNVQASTAGKGIEFTVIAAVLIGGASIFGGVGTLPGTIIGVLLMGIIKNGLVLSQASVYWIDAATGFILILAIIMNTIQRSRSVSSKGGELI, encoded by the coding sequence ATGAATAACATTATAAAAGCTAAAGAAATTCCGATTCTTATTTTCTCCGTATCGATTTTTGTGATTTTTTCAACTCTATCGTCTAACTTTTCTACCTTTGAAAATATATCATTAATTTTAACGCAAATTACTACGATCGGATTAATAGCAATCGGTATGTTAATGGTCATTTTATTTGGTGGAATTGATCTCTCTGTTGGTTCTGTATTAGCGGTTGTCGCTACAATTGTAGGAATGTTAGTTAACGCAGGTGTAAATCCAGTCTTAGCTGCTTTAATAGGCATTATTGTTGGTGCAATATGCGGGGCGATTAACGGTTTCTTCATTACTAGATTTAATATACCAGACATTATTACAACTCTAGCAACAATGTTTATCTTTCGAGGTTTAGCAGTTGCCATTAGTAATGGTCAATGGGTAACAAACTTTCCAGAAGCATTTAACTACTTTGGACAAGGTTCTATTCTAGGGGTCCCAGTTTCAGTTGTACTACTAATTATAGCGGCAATCATTTTTTGGTATATTCTTAGCCAGACATCATTTGGACGAAGAATTTACGCAATTGGTGGGAATCCAGAAGCGGCTAAATTAGCTGGAATGAAAATAAAAACAACAAAGTTATACGTCTATATTTTTAGTGGAATGCTTACATCGGTAGCCGCAGTTATATTCGCTTCGAATATTGGAAATGTACAAGCCTCTACCGCAGGAAAGGGCATCGAATTTACTGTGATTGCAGCAGTATTAATCGGTGGCGCTAGTATCTTTGGAGGTGTAGGTACACTTCCAGGAACGATAATTGGTGTTTTATTAATGGGGATTATTAAAAATGGTCTTGTCTTAAGTCAAGCCTCGGTATATTGGATTGATGCTGCGACTGGTTTTATTCTTATACTTGCAATAATTATGAATACCATTCAGAGAAGCAGAAGTGTCTCAAGTAAGGGGGGAGAATTAATATGA
- the purS gene encoding phosphoribosylformylglycinamidine synthase subunit PurS — MKKVTVYITLKAGVLDPQGKTIGESLNSLGFEMVKETRVGKVIELHVEDSPDLEARVTEMCNKLLANPVMEEYRFEVEEAVRS; from the coding sequence ATGAAGAAGGTTACCGTTTATATCACATTAAAAGCAGGTGTATTAGATCCACAAGGGAAAACGATTGGGGAGTCACTGAATTCATTAGGTTTTGAAATGGTAAAGGAAACTCGAGTTGGAAAGGTCATTGAATTACATGTGGAGGATAGTCCTGACTTGGAAGCGCGTGTAACGGAAATGTGTAATAAACTGCTTGCGAATCCAGTAATGGAAGAGTATCGTTTTGAGGTGGAGGAGGCTGTTCGCTCGTGA
- the purQ gene encoding phosphoribosylformylglycinamidine synthase subunit PurQ has protein sequence MKFAVIVFPGSNCDRDMYHAVNEILGEEVDLVWYQNSNLENYDAIILPGGFSYGDYLRSGAVAATSDVMKQVQEHARQGKAVLGVCNGFQVLTESGLLPGALMRNKNLSFMCHQESLVVENNETIFTMGYAKEEVVCFPIAHGEGNYFCDAETLANLRANNQIVFTYKNNPNGSVADIAGIINKQGNVLGMMPHPERAVEVLLGSDDGVKLFESIIKNWRKTYVANA, from the coding sequence GTGAAATTTGCTGTAATTGTTTTTCCGGGTTCAAACTGTGACAGAGATATGTACCATGCAGTCAATGAAATACTTGGTGAGGAAGTGGATTTAGTCTGGTATCAGAATAGTAATTTAGAAAACTATGATGCAATTATACTCCCAGGTGGATTCTCCTATGGGGATTACTTACGATCTGGTGCTGTTGCTGCAACATCGGACGTGATGAAACAGGTTCAGGAGCATGCAAGACAAGGAAAAGCCGTTTTAGGCGTTTGTAACGGATTCCAAGTGTTAACAGAATCCGGACTACTTCCAGGTGCCTTAATGCGGAATAAAAATCTATCATTTATGTGCCATCAGGAAAGCTTAGTTGTAGAAAATAATGAAACAATATTTACAATGGGCTATGCAAAAGAGGAAGTCGTTTGTTTTCCAATCGCCCATGGGGAAGGAAACTATTTCTGTGATGCGGAAACATTAGCAAATTTACGAGCAAACAATCAAATTGTTTTCACATATAAAAATAATCCAAATGGCTCTGTAGCAGATATTGCAGGAATTATCAATAAACAGGGAAATGTTCTCGGAATGATGCCACATCCAGAACGTGCAGTGGAGGTACTTTTAGGTAGTGATGATGGTGTAAAATTATTCGAGTCCATCATCAAGAATTGGAGGAAAACCTATGTTGCAAACGCGTGA